GTGGCCGCGTGGTGTTCGCCGACTGGTTGCGCGGCGCCGGCCTTCTGGTCATCCTCGACCATGGCAACGGCTTCCTCAGCCTGTATGGTCACAACCAGAGCCTGCTGAAAGATGCCGGCGACATCGTCAAGGCCGGCGAAGCCATCGCCACCGTCGGTACCAGCGGTGGCCAGGACACGCCGGCGCTGTATTTCGCCATCCGCCAACAGGGCCGCGCGAGCGATCCCGCCAAGTGGTGCCGCGCGCAGGGATAAGCGCGATCTTCTCAATCCCGGGAGCCTGTACATGCCGCATTTCCGCCGCCTCACCCCTCTCGCCCTGGCCCTCGGCCTGCTCACCGGCAGCAGCGCCCTGCTGGCCGCCGAGCCGGCCGGCGCGCCCGCCGCTGCCGTGGAAAACGGCAAGGCGCCGCTGCCGCTGGACGAGCTGCGCACCTTCGCCGAGGTGATGGATCGCATCAAGGCCGCCTACGTCGAGCCGGTGGATGACAAGACCCTGCTGGAGAACGCCATCAAGGGCATGCTCAGCAACCTCGACCCGCACTCCGCCTACCTGGAGCCGGAAGCCTTCGCCGAGCTGCAGGAAAGCACCAGCGGCGAATTCGGCGGCCTGGGCATCGAAGTCGGCATGGAAGACGGCTTCCTCAAGGTGGTCTCGCCGATCGACGACACCCCCGCCTCGCGCGCCGGCATCCAGCCCGGCGACCTGATCATCAAGCTCGACGGCCAGCCGACCAAGGGCCTGTCGCTGATGGAAGCGGTGGACAAGATGCGCGGCAAGACCGGCAGCAAGATCCTCATGACCCTGATCCGCGAAGGCGGCAAGCCGTTCGATGTGGAACTGACCCGCGCGGTGATCAAGGTCAAGAGCGTCAAGGCCCAGCTGCTCGACGACGGCTACGGCCTGGTGCGCATCACCCAGTTCCAGGTCAACACCGGCGAGGAAGTCGGCAAGGCCCTGGCCAAGCTGCGCAAGGACAACGGCGACAAGAAGCTGCGCGGCCTGGTGCTCGACCTGCGCAACAACCCCGGCGGCGTGCTGCAGGCCGCCGTGGAAGTGGCCGACCACTTCCTCAAGAAGGGCCTGATCGTCTACACCAAGGGCCGCATCGCCAACTCCGAGCTGCGCTTCAATGCCGACCCGGCCGACGCCAGCGAAGGCGTACCGCTGGTGGTGCTGATCAACGGCGGCAGCGCCTCGGCCTCGGAAATCGTTGCCGGCGCCCTGCAGGATCACAAGCGCGGCGTGCTGATGGGCACCGACAGCTTCGGCAAGGGCTC
The window above is part of the Pseudomonas alcaligenes genome. Proteins encoded here:
- a CDS encoding S41 family peptidase — protein: MPHFRRLTPLALALGLLTGSSALLAAEPAGAPAAAVENGKAPLPLDELRTFAEVMDRIKAAYVEPVDDKTLLENAIKGMLSNLDPHSAYLEPEAFAELQESTSGEFGGLGIEVGMEDGFLKVVSPIDDTPASRAGIQPGDLIIKLDGQPTKGLSLMEAVDKMRGKTGSKILMTLIREGGKPFDVELTRAVIKVKSVKAQLLDDGYGLVRITQFQVNTGEEVGKALAKLRKDNGDKKLRGLVLDLRNNPGGVLQAAVEVADHFLKKGLIVYTKGRIANSELRFNADPADASEGVPLVVLINGGSASASEIVAGALQDHKRGVLMGTDSFGKGSVQTVLPLNNDRALKLTTALYFTPSGRSIQAQGIVPDIEVTRAKLTREQDSDVLLKEADLAGHLGNGNGGADRPSKSEKAKAAAPRPQDDDYQLSQALNLLKGLSVTRGD